The Haloprofundus salinisoli region ACCGCGTCGGTACGAGTAGGGGAACACCGACGCCGGCGGACAGCGCAGGTCGTCGGGTTCGCCGACGGCCGCCACGACGTCTCCGTCGGCGCGGAGAACTGTCCGCGTCTCGTTCTCGTCGCGGGAGGGACCGCCGCCCAGCTCCTCGCGCCACCGCAGTCGCGTATCCGGCCGCGCGACGGCACACAGCGCGTAGCCGCCGTCTGAGCCACCGCCGCTCGCCAGGGCGATTCGGTCGGGACCGTTGTAGAACTCCCGTTCACTACCGTCCGTTTCGACGCCGACCGGTTCCGACAGCAGTTCGGCGACCGTCGCCGCCAGCGTCTCGTCGACCAGCGACGTCGCCGACGACGGTTCGTGGGTCGTTGCCACGAGTCGGCTTCGGTCGGCGGGCGGGACGACGAACAGCGTCTTTCGACCCCGCTCGCGGTTGTCTGCGTGCTTCGAGAGCACTGTCGTCGGGGTCACCTCGTCGATCTCGAGCGGTTCGATGGCGATGGGTTCGCCGCCGAAAAACGACGCACCGTCGGACGTCGGAGGATTGGTGGGTGTGGACGCGGGTTCGGCCAGGCCGGACGACGCTGTCTCACTCGCTTCGGCGGCGGCGTCTGGTTCGGGGACTTCGACCGGTTTACGGGCTTCGGGAGGGTCGGGGACCTTAACGGGCTCGGCGACGGCATCGGGCTCGCGCCCGCTCTCGGGACGCCGAACCGCGTATCCGGCCCGAGTGCAACAGTCCTCGCCGTAGGTCAGGAGGGTCTCGTGCGTGCTCACAACGCCTTTTCTCATCGAACTATCCTTTGGCTCGCTCGTTGAATACGGTTTCGCGGACGGCGCTCGTCTCGGCGTTGCGCAACGAAGAACGCTCGTATCCGCGTTGCGCGAGTTCGTTCACGGTACGTCAACGCCTCCCGTTTCGGTTCCGAGAGAGTCGGAAGCGGTTTTCCGTCGGCGTTCCTACCGGGGACGATGACCGACGACCACGGCGACGAGAGCCGCCGAGATGGGGTATCGAAGCCGCCGAGCGACGGCCCTTCCGACTCCGTGAGCCCTCCCGACTCCGCGGACCCTCCCGACTCCGCGGACCCTTCCGACCCTGCGAACTCCGCGAAGCCCGCTGACTCCGCGGATTCCACGCATTCCACCGATTCCATGGACTCCACGGACTCGACGAACTCCGACGGCGACGACTCCGTCACGCTCGACTCGTTCTACGACGCGCTTCAGGCCGAAGGACGACCGGTCGTCACCGCACAGCAGGTCGCCCGCCGACTCGATATCTCGCAGGCGGAGGCCGCCGAGGCGCTCGACGCGCTCGCCGACGCCGGAACCGTCCAGCGCGTCGACGTCGAGTCCGACCCCGTCGTCTGGTATCCGACGCAGTGGGGCGACGTCGCCACGCGCGAGCGCGTCATTCTCTTCCCCGAGCGCCGCGAAATCGTCGTCGACCGACCCGAGCAGTACACTCGCGCCCAACTGTCGCAGTTCGCCCACCTCGTCGACACGACCGGCGGCGACACCGGCGAGCGCGGCTACCTCTACACGATTCGGACCGAGGACATCTGGCAGGCTCCCTTCGACGAGTTCGAGGGTCTGCTACGGAGCATGCGGTCGGTGCTGCCGCGGCGCTCGCCCCACCTCGAGGAGTGGGCCGAACGCCAGTGGAAACGCGCCCACCAGTTCACCCTGAAAACCCACGAGGACGGCTACGTCGTCCTCGAAGCGGCCAACGAGGACCTGATGGGCAACGTCGCCCGCGAGAAACTCACCGAACAGCACCTCCACGCCCCCATCTCGGACACCGAAAGCTGGGTCCGCGAGGGCGAGGAGGCGGCCATCAAACGCGTCCTCTACGAGGCCGGCTACCCCGTCACGGACGAACGCGACCTCGACACCGGCGACGCCCTCAACGTCGAACTCAACGTCGAGTTGCGCGACTACCAGCAGAACTGGGTCGACCGCTTCGCGGACCAACGCTCCGGCGTCCTGGTCGGTCCGCCGGGCAGCGGGAAGACCATCGCCGGGATGGGTGTGCTCGCGGCCGTCGGCGGCGAGACGCTCGTCCTCGTGCCGAGTCGCGAACTCGCGGGACAGTGGCGACAGAAGTTGCTCGAACACACGACGCTCACCGAGAATCAGATCGGCGAGTACCACGGCGGCACCAAGGAGATTCGGCCGGTCACCATCGCCACTTACCAGACCGCGGGGATGGACCGCCACCGGCAACTGTTCGATTCGCGCGCGTGGGGACTCATCGTTTACGATGAAGTCCACCACATCCCGAGTCGCGTCTTCAGACGCAGCGCCGACCTCCAGACGAAACACCGACTCGGCCTGTCGGCGACGCCCATCCGCGAGGACGACAAGGAAGAGGACATCTTCACGCTCGTCGGCCCGCCTATCGGCACCGACTGGGGCAAGCTGTTCGACGCCGGCTTCGTCCAAGAACCCGAAGTCGAGATTCGTTACGTGCCGTGGACCGACGAGATGGCGGAGAACGAGTACCGCAGCGCAGATGGGCGCGAGCGGTACAAACTCGCGGCGCTCAACCCCGCGAAAGTCGACGAGGTTCGCCACTTGCGCGGCCAGCATCTCGATTCGAAGAGCCTCGTCTTCGTCGACTGGCTTGAACAGGGCGAAGCGTTCGCCGAGGAACTCGACGTGCCGTTCATCAGCGGCGAGATGCCGCACTACCGCCGCCAGCAACTACTCCAGCAGTTCCGCGATGGCGACCTTCGGACGTTGGTCATCTCCCGGGTCGGCGACGAGGGAATCGACCTGCCGAACGCCGAGATCGCCATCGTCGCCTCCGGTCTCGGCGGATCGCGTCGACAGGGTGCCCAGCGAGCCGGGCGGACGATGCGCCCCGTCGGTAACGCGCTAATGTACGTGCTCGCTACCCGCGGCTCTCCTGAGGAGGACTTCGCCGAACGGCAGCTGCGGCACCTCGCGGAGAAAGGCATCCGCGTCCGCGAGTCGGGTGCGTGGCCGACCGGCGGCGACGCGTAGGCCTCCGGCGAATCGACCCGGCACGCGTTGTCGTCGCATCACTGATTTTCTACCAACACTTCCCTCAATAGACTGATTACTTGCCGATGTTACCACTGAACATAAAGTAGTTCGAAAACATCGGAGAGACGTATATGCGTGGGGTCCAGAAAGCAGAGCATGGTACTTACGGTGATTACTGATATCGCAATCTCAACGGTCGGTCTGACCGACGAACTGGGGCCGATGCTGCTGAACAGCGTCGGCGTCTTGGCCCACCCCGTCCGCCGAAATGTCCTCTCGTATCTCACCGCTGACGAGGTACTCAACCGAACGGAGCTATCCGAGCGGCTCGCGGCCGACCGCGAGGTCGCCGGTGACGATGCCGACCGTCTGGAACTGATGCTGCACCACAGCCACCTCCCGAAACTCGCCGACGAGCAGTTCGTCGACTACGAACCTCGAAGCGGGGACGTCGTGCTCTGGAAGGACGCCGACCGAACGCACTCGCTGCTCGAATCCGACTGATTCCCGCGGCCACGCCGCCGCTTTTCGCTCTGATCAGTTACTCCTCAGTCGACTCGTCGCGCTCTCCGCTCTCCTCTCCCTCCTCGCGCGTCTCGTCGCACTCACCGATGTCGTCTTCGCTCGCGTCGTTCCCCGAGCTCAGTCGCTGTCGTTCCGTTTCCGTGAGACCAATGTCGATTCGGCCGTCTGCCCACACGGTCACCTCTCGACCGTTGTAGACGAACGAGAGGTGGTCGTTTCGCTCGACGGCCGCCGTGGAACTCTCTCGAAACACGGCGTCGAGCGCGTCGGGCTCTATCGTCTCGTACAGCGAGTCGATCTGGTCGATGTTTCGACCCTCTATCTCCGCTATCGCGACGATGAGTTGGATGCTGGGGGTGTCTCTGACTCGGTCGTACTCCACCGTGTACCGCTCTCTGTCAGAGTCGTAGTGGATTCCGTTTGGACTATCGAGCGGCCCGGACATTTTTATTAATTACTCATAGAGATAGTATAAGCCTTATTAGAAATGTTCGGCTACTGTCAGCCGTCGGGTTCGGACAGTCCACGAGAGCCGAACTCGACAGTCTGAGAGGGCGTCTCGACGAGAGGTGGATCGGAGGGAGTGCCGAGAACGAGCGACGACCAGCGGGGAACTTCGAGGCGACTCAGGAGAGCGTCGCTTCGAGCGCGTCCATCGCCCGGTCGACTTTCTCGATATCCGCCCCGTAGCCCATGTGGCCGACGCGGATGATGTCGTCGGCGAGGTCGCCTAACCCCGTCGAGAGAGTCACGTCGTGCTCCTCGGCCAGGGTGCGCTGTAACTCGCTCGCTCGCCCTGGGACGTGAAACGCCGTCACCGTGGGTGAGGGCCGCGCGCCGTCGGCGAACAGCTCCAGCCCCATCTCTTCTCCGCGCTTGCGACACAGTTCCGCGGCGGCGACGTGGCGACCGTACACCGCGTCCAACCCCTCTTCGAGAAGCAGGTCGACGGCGGCGTCGAGCGCCGCGACGTTCGCCGCCAGATGCGTGTACGGGAACTCTTCGCTCACGTCGCGCCACGGCAGGAAGTTCGTGTACAGCGACGGAGGGTCGCGCGCCTCCATCGCCGACCACGCCTCGTCGCTGATGGCGGCCGTCGTCAACCCCGGCGGCGCGCTGAAGCACTTCTGTGACCCGCCGAGACAGACGTCGATGCGCTCTGTCGGGACGGGTGTCCCGCCGAGCGACGAGACGGCGTCGACGACGGAGAGCACGCCGTGGTCGTCCAGCGCGTCGAGCACTGGGTCGAGGTTCGTAAGCGTGCCCGTCGGCGTCTCGCAGTGAACCATCGTCGCAAGTTTGAACGGTTCGCCCATCTCCTCGCTCCGTTCGAGCACTGCCTCTACGGCGTCGACGTCGAGCGCCTCCGTGTGCTCGACGCCGACGAGCGTCGGTTCTCCCCCGTAGGTCTCCACGAAGTCGGCGAACCCGTTACCGTAGAGTCCGTTCGAGATGCAGAGTACGCGGTCGCCGGGTTCGACGAGCGAAGCGATGGCCGCCTCCAACCCCAGGATACCTTCCCCACCGGGGACGACGACGTCGTGGTCGGCGTCGTAGACCTCGGCGAGTTTCTCGGTGAGGTCCTCGTAGCGGACGCGGAAGCGCTTCTCTACGTCGGGGTTCGGTTGCTCGCGCGCCATCGCGCGGCGGACGGGTTCCGGAACGGCCGTCGGACCGGGTGTGAGTAGCACACTCGTGTCTCTGTCCTGTGTAACTTTAGCCCGTCGGTGGCGGCGACCCGTCGGTGGTAGTGACCTGTCGCTGACGGTGGCTCGTCGGCGACGGCGACCCCTCGGGGACCATCGCCGGCCGCTTCTCACTCACGTCCGCGACGAAGTCCTTCACACTCGTCCGCGACGGGAAGACACATGTCCTGCCCGTTCGCAGTGTGGGCCATGACCGGCAAGTTCACGCCCGACGACCTCGCCGCCTACGTCTTCTCGCGGACGGGCGCGCCGAACGACGACCTGCTCGTCGGCCCGGCGTTCGGCGAGGACGCCGCCGCCGTGCGAGTCGGCGGCGAGACGCTCGTCGTCAGCACCGACCCCATCTCGCTCGCGGCGGAGCGAATCGGCACGCTCGGCGTGGCCATCGTCTCGAACGATGTGGCTACCTGCGGCGGCGTCCCCGAGTGGCTGACCTGCACGATTCTGCTCCCCGACGACGACCCGACGCTGCTTGACGCCATCACCGCCCAACTCGACGCCGAAGCGACCCGACTCGGCATCACTATCGTCGGCGGCCACAGCGAGTCCGTCTCCGCGCTCTCGCGTCCGCTCCTCTCTTTGACCTGCGCCGGAACCGCCGACCGGTACGTCCCGACGAGCGGCGCGGACCCGGGGGACCGAATCCTCCTGACGAAGGCCGCCGGCGTCGAGGGAACCGCCGTGCTCGCGACCGACTTCGCCGACGAGTTCGACGTCCCCGCGGACCTCGTCGCCGACGCGACGGCGTTCTTCGACGACTTGAGCGTCATCCCGGATGCGGCGGCGCTCACCCCGTTCGCGACGGCGATGCACGACCCGACCGAGGGCGGTGTCGCCGCCGGCCTCACCGAGGTAGCCGTCGCCGGCGACGTCGTGCTCTCGGTCGACCCCGACGACGTCCCTGTTCGCCCCGAAACCCGACGGCTCTGCGACGCAGCGGGCGTCGACCCGCTTCGGATTCTCGGGTCGGGGGCACTCGTCGCCGCCGTGCCCGAAGCGTCCGTCGACGAGGCGCTGGCGGCGCTGGACGCCGTCGACATCGACGCCGCCGAAATCGGCGCGGTCACGTCTCCGAACGACACCGATGCCGGAACGCCGGGTCTCCGTCTCGGAGACGAGCTCTTCACGTCGCCGCCGGAGGACGAGATGTACGCGCTCTGGGACTGAATCCACAGAACACGCGACGACAGTTCAGAACTCTTCGGGCTCGTCCCACCGCGCCTCGGGGTCGACCGGCTCGACGGCGCGGCGAATCTCCTCTTCGGAGTACTCTATCTCGTCTAACACCATTGCGAGTCGCTGCCAGCGGGCGCTCAACTCGCCTTCGCCCTCGGGGCCGACGCGCGCCCCGCGCGTCTTGAAGAACTCGGTGCCGCGCCCGCGCTTCGACCCCTCGCCGGTGTGGCCGTCGAAGACGGCGTCGAACGTTCCGCCGACTTCGAGGTCGCCGACGGGGAAATCGTGCGCCGGCTCTTCGCCGCGTTCCTTCGCCGCGGCGCGTTCGTCGGCGACTTTCCGGAAGTACTCGTCGGCGTTCGACGCCTCGCGCGTCGACGGCGCGCGCGCGGCCGCCAGCGCGGCGTGAATCGCACAGAGGCGTCCCTTCCACGAGTCCATCGACCACCGTTCGGTGGCGAGTTCCTCGTAGCGCTCGATGGTCAGCGCCACCTCGTCGCCGGCGCGGAGGTCCTCGACGACGTAGAGGTTGAGGCGGTCCCAGAGGTTCCAGCCGAACCCCGAGCGCGCGAGCTCCCACGCCGCCCACGCGGCGACCTCCTCGTCGGAACGTCGGACGGCCTTCTGGAGGAGACTCGACACCACGTACCGGCTGTAGCCGCCGTCGGTCTCGTTCTCGGCTTTCTCCTCGCCGAAGTCGTTCTCGCCGGTCGCTTCCGGCGGCGTGTCGGCCTGGAGGCTCCCGTCGGAGCCGAACGTCGCCTGTCTCTCGTCGGTCATGCCGAACCGACGGCGCGGCGACGTAATCAACGCTCTGCACTCGGTCGGCGACGGAGGACTCCAACCGGTGTAACTACCGTTAAGTCGCCTCCGCAAGACTCTCTACGAGAACCGTGATCCCCGTCTCGTCCGCCGGACCCGCACCGCTTTCGGATCGTCCTTCGCCGGCGCGTCGGCGATGACCGCCCCGGCGCCCGACGGGACGCTGTTCGCATGCGCCGAGCGACTCTGCGAGACGTACCGAGAGGCGGCGACGGAGCGCCTCCGCCTCGGTGACGCCGCCGTGACCGACGCGGCCGAGACGTGGGCGGCGTTCGTCCGACACCACCACGGAGCGGTGTTCGACGCCGACGCCCGAGGAGTCGACGTTCCGACGGACCGCGAAGTCTTTCTCGACGTCCTCGCGGCGGACTTCGCCGTCTCGCGCCTCAGACGGGCGGTCGAATCCGCGTTCGGCGTCGACTGTCGGTCGTCGCCCACGCCCGACTGCGTCGACGTGGACGCCGACTTCACCGCGGCGTTCAACGCCGTCCATCGACTGGTTCACGGCGACTTCGCCGACGGAGGCGCGGCGCGAGTCGCGCGAGTCGAATCGGCGGACGCCGACGCGCTCGACGCGTTGGACCCGGCCGCCGTCGGCGAACTGTACGAACGAATCGTTCCCCGACGCGCGCGACTCTCGCTCGGGGAATACTACACGCCCCGAGGTCTGGCCGAACTGGCGCTCCCGGCCGACTGCGCCGCCGAAACCGTGCTGGACCCGTCGTGCGGTGCCGGCGTCTTCCTCACGGCGACCATCGACCGAAAACGGGCGGCGCTGTCGGACCTCACGCCCCGGCGGGCGCTCGAACGAATCACCTCGACTGTCGTCGGCGTCGACCTCAACCCCGTCGCCGTCCGCTGCGCCCGCCTCGCGTATCTCCTCGCGCTGACGCCGCTTCTCGCCGACGCCGACTCGCCGACGGTCGAACTCCCCGTCCACCTCGGCGACTCGCTGGGACTCGGCGGAGAGTCGGCCGAACCCTCCCACGCCGCCCTGCCGACGACCGACCTTCGCGCCGACGTGCTCGTCGGCAATCCGCCGTGGTTGACGTGGGAGCGACTCAGCGAGCGCGCGCGTTCGCGGTGGCGCGAACGGCACATCGACCGCCTGGACCTCCTGCCGCGACGAGGCGCCGAACGGTTGCTCGGCCACGCCAACGACGACCTGTCGGTGCCGTTCGTCTGGGTCTGCATCGAGCGATATCTGAAGGAAGGCGGCCGAGCGGCGTTCGTGCTCAAACGCGACCTGCGAAGCGGACCGGCGGGGCGACTGCTCAGACAGCTCCGCGTCGGCGACCGCCCGCTCTCGCTCCGTCGCGTCGAGGACTTCGGCGGTCTCGCGCCGTTCGGCGACCAGGTGCGCGCGGCCGCGGCGCTGTACCAGTTTGCGGCCGACGCCGACACCGAGTTTCCGGTGAGTCTCCGAACGTGGCGGGCGCGTCGCGGACGTGTCGGTTCACCCGCGTTCGACTGCCTCGACGCGATGCAGAGGACGCTCGACACGGAGACGACGGCACTCGTACCCGTCGACATCGAAGACCCCGCGGGGTCGTGGGTCCGCGTCGACGCCGAACGCGCGGCGCTCGGCCCGTGTGCCCACGAGATTCGACACGGGCTCAAAGACGACGCGAAGGACGTGTTCACCGTCGACGACCGGATGGTATCGACGCTGGAACCCGCCCATCTCTACCCGTATCTCCGGTCGAAGCACGTCGTGAAGTTCGGCCTGTTCGGCCACGACCGCCACCTCGTCCCCCAGCGGCGCACGAACGAGGAGAACGAGTCGGAACTGGTCCGCGACGCACCCCGGAC contains the following coding sequences:
- a CDS encoding DEAD/DEAH box helicase, coding for MDSTDSTNSDGDDSVTLDSFYDALQAEGRPVVTAQQVARRLDISQAEAAEALDALADAGTVQRVDVESDPVVWYPTQWGDVATRERVILFPERREIVVDRPEQYTRAQLSQFAHLVDTTGGDTGERGYLYTIRTEDIWQAPFDEFEGLLRSMRSVLPRRSPHLEEWAERQWKRAHQFTLKTHEDGYVVLEAANEDLMGNVAREKLTEQHLHAPISDTESWVREGEEAAIKRVLYEAGYPVTDERDLDTGDALNVELNVELRDYQQNWVDRFADQRSGVLVGPPGSGKTIAGMGVLAAVGGETLVLVPSRELAGQWRQKLLEHTTLTENQIGEYHGGTKEIRPVTIATYQTAGMDRHRQLFDSRAWGLIVYDEVHHIPSRVFRRSADLQTKHRLGLSATPIREDDKEEDIFTLVGPPIGTDWGKLFDAGFVQEPEVEIRYVPWTDEMAENEYRSADGRERYKLAALNPAKVDEVRHLRGQHLDSKSLVFVDWLEQGEAFAEELDVPFISGEMPHYRRQQLLQQFRDGDLRTLVISRVGDEGIDLPNAEIAIVASGLGGSRRQGAQRAGRTMRPVGNALMYVLATRGSPEEDFAERQLRHLAEKGIRVRESGAWPTGGDA
- a CDS encoding DUF7344 domain-containing protein; this encodes MVLTVITDIAISTVGLTDELGPMLLNSVGVLAHPVRRNVLSYLTADEVLNRTELSERLAADREVAGDDADRLELMLHHSHLPKLADEQFVDYEPRSGDVVLWKDADRTHSLLESD
- a CDS encoding HalOD1 output domain-containing protein, giving the protein MSGPLDSPNGIHYDSDRERYTVEYDRVRDTPSIQLIVAIAEIEGRNIDQIDSLYETIEPDALDAVFRESSTAAVERNDHLSFVYNGREVTVWADGRIDIGLTETERQRLSSGNDASEDDIGECDETREEGEESGERDESTEE
- a CDS encoding pyridoxal-phosphate-dependent aminotransferase family protein; this translates as MLLTPGPTAVPEPVRRAMAREQPNPDVEKRFRVRYEDLTEKLAEVYDADHDVVVPGGEGILGLEAAIASLVEPGDRVLCISNGLYGNGFADFVETYGGEPTLVGVEHTEALDVDAVEAVLERSEEMGEPFKLATMVHCETPTGTLTNLDPVLDALDDHGVLSVVDAVSSLGGTPVPTERIDVCLGGSQKCFSAPPGLTTAAISDEAWSAMEARDPPSLYTNFLPWRDVSEEFPYTHLAANVAALDAAVDLLLEEGLDAVYGRHVAAAELCRKRGEEMGLELFADGARPSPTVTAFHVPGRASELQRTLAEEHDVTLSTGLGDLADDIIRVGHMGYGADIEKVDRAMDALEATLS
- a CDS encoding AIR synthase family protein is translated as MTGKFTPDDLAAYVFSRTGAPNDDLLVGPAFGEDAAAVRVGGETLVVSTDPISLAAERIGTLGVAIVSNDVATCGGVPEWLTCTILLPDDDPTLLDAITAQLDAEATRLGITIVGGHSESVSALSRPLLSLTCAGTADRYVPTSGADPGDRILLTKAAGVEGTAVLATDFADEFDVPADLVADATAFFDDLSVIPDAAALTPFATAMHDPTEGGVAAGLTEVAVAGDVVLSVDPDDVPVRPETRRLCDAAGVDPLRILGSGALVAAVPEASVDEALAALDAVDIDAAEIGAVTSPNDTDAGTPGLRLGDELFTSPPEDEMYALWD
- a CDS encoding N-6 DNA methylase, translating into MTAPAPDGTLFACAERLCETYREAATERLRLGDAAVTDAAETWAAFVRHHHGAVFDADARGVDVPTDREVFLDVLAADFAVSRLRRAVESAFGVDCRSSPTPDCVDVDADFTAAFNAVHRLVHGDFADGGAARVARVESADADALDALDPAAVGELYERIVPRRARLSLGEYYTPRGLAELALPADCAAETVLDPSCGAGVFLTATIDRKRAALSDLTPRRALERITSTVVGVDLNPVAVRCARLAYLLALTPLLADADSPTVELPVHLGDSLGLGGESAEPSHAALPTTDLRADVLVGNPPWLTWERLSERARSRWRERHIDRLDLLPRRGAERLLGHANDDLSVPFVWVCIERYLKEGGRAAFVLKRDLRSGPAGRLLRQLRVGDRPLSLRRVEDFGGLAPFGDQVRAAAALYQFAADADTEFPVSLRTWRARRGRVGSPAFDCLDAMQRTLDTETTALVPVDIEDPAGSWVRVDAERAALGPCAHEIRHGLKDDAKDVFTVDDRMVSTLEPAHLYPYLRSKHVVKFGLFGHDRHLVPQRRTNEENESELVRDAPRTYEYLTDHRESLDARASTWFDGGPFYNLFGLGPYTWADYKVVWCRLGFKPHFVVVSTVEDPELGEKTVVPGDHCMFVATDDRREAHLLCGLLNSAPYQRCLRELGGEGKASLSKAAVSKLYLPEWRDDPLFRRIADCSERAHGIVPGHVDVSKREYNRTTIPELEVVMGELDRAVERLLAERDDNS